The sequence ACCCGGATCTCTGCCCTAATATGATAGCCGCCCAGGCAAAGTTGGTGTACCACCTCAACAAATACTACAACGAGAAATGTCAGTCTCGGAAAGCAGCCATCTCCAAGACCATCCGGGAGGTGTGCAAGGTGGTGTCGGATGTCCTGAAAGAGGTCGAGGTGCAGGAGCCCCGCTTCATCAGCTCTCTCAGCGAGATGGATAACCGTTTCGAGGGACTGGAGGTCATCTCGCCCACCGAGTTCGAGGTCGTGCTCTATCTCAATCAGATGGGAGTGTTCAACTTTGTGGACGACGGCTCTCTCCCGGGCTGCGCCGTGCTCAAGCTCAGCGACGGCCGCAAGAGAAGCATGTCTCTCTGGGTTGAATTCATCACAGCCTCCGGGTACCTCTCGGCGCGCAAGATCCGCTCGAGGTTCCAGACCCTGGTGGCGCAGGCAGTGGATAAATGCAGCTACAGAGATGTTGTCAAAATGGTCGCTGACACGAGTGAGGTGAAGCTGCGCATTAGAGACAGATATGTGGTGCAAATCACGCCGGCTTTCAAATGCACTGGGATCTGGCCACGAAGCGCTGCGCACTGGCCTCTCCCTCACATCCCCTGGCCGGGACCTAACCGGGTGGCAGAAGTCAAAGCGGAAGGTTTCAATCTTTTATCCAAAGAGTGCTACTCCTTGAACGGCAAGCAGAGCTCCGCGGAGAGCGacgcctgggtcttgc comes from Etheostoma spectabile isolate EspeVRDwgs_2016 chromosome 3, UIUC_Espe_1.0, whole genome shotgun sequence and encodes:
- the mab21l1 gene encoding putative nucleotidyltransferase MAB21L1, with translation MIAAQAKLVYHLNKYYNEKCQSRKAAISKTIREVCKVVSDVLKEVEVQEPRFISSLSEMDNRFEGLEVISPTEFEVVLYLNQMGVFNFVDDGSLPGCAVLKLSDGRKRSMSLWVEFITASGYLSARKIRSRFQTLVAQAVDKCSYRDVVKMVADTSEVKLRIRDRYVVQITPAFKCTGIWPRSAAHWPLPHIPWPGPNRVAEVKAEGFNLLSKECYSLNGKQSSAESDAWVLQFAEAENRLILGGCRKKCLSVLKALRDRHLELPGQPLNNYHMKTLVSYECEKHPRESDWDENCLGDRLNGILLQLISCLQCRRCPHYFLPNLDLFQGKPHSALENAAKQTWRLAREILTNPKSLEKL